The DNA sequence ggaccatccctcaaaatcagggacagttgggagctatggttttgtACTATTCTGGGTGAACCTTTGTATTTCAAGGGGCCCCTCCAGCGGTGAGCACTACATATTCAATCATATGAAAAGCTAATTCCAGTTTACTTATTTCATCAGCACATGACTGGGTTTCCAACGTGAACAGGAATGTGCTAGTCATGCAATTGGATAACTGAAGTTAATACTCACACAATTGTTTAGGTGAAAATTCTCTAACCCATTAGCAAATCTGCCTCCCGGCCTCCAACTCCAGGAAGATAATAAAGGCACAAGTTAATGCAGCTCTTAATTCATTAATACAATATCAATGTATTCAATTTATTGcaggcagtgtaagtacctgaatttgacttggttcCCATTTCTTGCAGTCTACTGCACAGTCCGTCCAGCAGAGTTCAGAGAGGAGGCGATAAAAGCAGCAGAAGGAGACAGTTATGTGTGCTACAATCAGCAGGAACACAGGGCAACGCAGtgccagcacctccagcactgaatgtaaatGCCAAGGGTGCTGGGATGTACTGAGggatctattgatgttggctgctggagaCTCTATTGTcgctagggggatctattgttgctggggagctcTATTgctgctgctgggagatctattgtttctggggagtTAATTTTGATTGGAGGTAGGGTtcaattgttgctggctgctggagtgtCTGTTTATGCTGGTTACTgcgagatctattgttgctggggtggatctatttttgctgagggatctattgttgatggggatcTAATGTAGCTTTGagagttctattgttgctggctgcaggcgACCTATTTTACTGCCTCTGATTAGCAAATTCAACACAAGCTACTTTGCACGAAAAAAGAATACATTTCTGCGGTGGCCGCTGGtggattttttcttttggggggcagcaaacaaacactCCCCCACGGTGGCATGGCACTGAGACAGCACCCAACACCCGCCCTTCTCCCCGCGCGGGCAGTCCGGCACTTACTcatgtggcggggctgtggtgtcctctcctcatCTCCTGGATTGCGGgcagcagcggctccggtgtccactcctcatgcttcctccgctgtgtgtctccttttccgccaaagcactaggcatccaataggatcacctaatgctttggccaatcgagaAACAGGTTTCACAACTTGCCTCCTGATTGGGggagaggaactttagtgtgaaaatagcataAATTAATTCTCTagcgtcacacaactgggtaggctcagagcgcaatgctctgcaccccgagatcacccatttttgaagcctattagagcctctggctcatacaggtgcttcaaaaaaacacccaccccaccTGCATGGGAATCCATGGTCTGGTGCTCTGAGccctgtagatcagggggccggaagcatggataggggaggcggcacccatgcgccctctatggacgggttACCACTGCAAATCACAATCGCCCTAGAGGCTACTGTTATTATAAACTTAGAATTCTGACTTTCATTctggatttgattgtagccgtattagtgcaactgtgacagagaaaattgagtactgtccgtgatactttttttatttgcactaacatacaatttttcaggacaagctttcagggtatgtccccttcttcaaggtccaagatcagtactgcttggaccttgaagaaggggacataccctgaaagcttgtcctgaaaaattgtatgttagtgcaaataaaaaaagtatcacggacggtactcaattttctctgtcgaCTTTCATTctgagaattctgactttgaaacacagaattctgaCATTCATCCTGAGAATTCTGAGTTTTATTCTGATTTTGAAACTCAGACTCCTGACTATTAATCTCAGAATTtcgactttgaaactcagaattctgactttgaaactttgAGACTTTAGTTTAAAAATGTTAGGATGTCCCCAGGGTGCTTCTGTACACACCAGAATAATGAAGAATTGTCAAGTGTTGAAACTGGCATTCAATGAATGAAGCAACTtgcttagggcttgtttacacttgaggTTGGGGTTGGTaaaaaccagtggtggctggtgctcaaaatttttgggggggggcgcaaacaaactgaaaaatactgaacccccccatcaattgcagcctcactgtgcccatcaaatgcagccattgtgctcgtcaagtgcagccactgtgcccatcaattgcagccattgtgcccatcatatgcagccacgtgtgcccatcatatgcagccacgtgtgccaatcatttgcagccacttgtgcccatcatatgcagacactgtgccccatcatatgcagccacttgtgcccatcatatgcaaccattgtgcccatcaaacacagccactgtgcccataatgtgcagccacttgtgtccatcatatgcagccacttgtgcccatcatatgcagccacttgtgcccatcatatgcagccacggtgtcccatcacatgcagccatggtgcccgtcatatgcagccacttgtgtccatcatatgtagccacttgtgctcatcatatgcagccacttgtgcccatcatatgcagccacttgtgcccagtatatgcagccacttttgcccaccaaatgcagccacttgtgtccatcatatgcagccacttgtgccaacaAAATGCAGCCCctatgcacatcatatgcagccatttgtgcctgtcaaatgcagccacttgtgcccagtatatgcagccacttgtgcccatcaaatgcagccaagcgCATCCCCAgactcggctgtcacttcactaacccccccgtgCGGCCGGTCTGGAGGCACTTACCGAGTGATggggcctcctcctcctcttctgtagtggcgggaagcggcggctcctgtgtccactcggctcctccagcttcctctgccgtgtctcctcttccgccaaaccATTAGGCATTCAACatgatcgcctaatgctttggccaatcgggagacaggtctcactgacctgcctgctgattggcaaggaggaatgttagtgtgacaatagcgaaaattcatttgctatgccacatgacagggtgggatcgggacacagtgctctgtgcccggaGACCACCCTATTttgtagcctattagagcctctggctctaatcacgtgcttcaaaatacacccccccaccTGCAGCAGATAAAAAAGGATCGGATCCACTCTTCTGCTAAACAAGACTGTGCAGTGGGGTAGAGTTCTGTAATGcattgtatttcatctgtgtatttagctgtttgcctggatttcagctttaagtgTTTGAAAACTGGTCTGAGCTGTTTGCAACATCTTCCTAGGCAGGAAAGCTGAAAATCTATAGTAGTCTTGTGACAAATCAGAATATGCCATGATTTCCAGTTGCCACTTTTAACATTTTCTGAAAAATGGAACATCTCCTATAACTTTGAGACTCAAACCTCATTATTACTTTTTACAAAGctgtgttaaagtggtagtaaactcagttacactacttgtacctacaggtaagcctataattaagcttacctgtaggtactgtgtatatcacctaaacttgcacagtttaggagaaattcagaGTGCATTCAGCCGGTGACACTGCCAGACCTTCTGAGCCCATGCCGTAAACAGCGGCTCCAGCACACATGCCCGGGGGTGATATCATCAGGCCCCCCGCCACTCATGTAGCCAAAGGCCATGAACCCAGAAGGaggaccaggggaagatgtcagccctctcagctatGACAGCATGGCGCTGGAGggttttgttctaaggtaagtttctcatattgtgctagtatgcgatgcatactagcacattatgacattgccttgcagggaattttttttatttactttttttttttttaaccaactgcAGTTTACTACCTTTTTAACCTTTTAAGGATCGCCCACCGTATATATAGGGCGGCCCTATTGCGCGAAATGACATACCTGTATGTCACTTCGTGCACGAGACACtgcggcctggtcattaaggggctaaatccttcaggggctgaagtggttaaggtagaatTCCAGAAAAAAACTAACTAGTCTTAAAATGCTCCCCCCCCTCCTCAACACTTATTCTGACTACCCtctgtaagaaagatctgtatacttacctattttaaagCTGCTCTGGTCTGGTTAATGATCCAGCTTCCCTCTGTCAGCCAGTGGCAGTTGCAGAGGAAAGGAGAGAGTGCTGACAACGGATGGGCCATATGAGCCTATGGGTGACGCCACCACACCCAGGCATAACCAGCCATTTACAGgcattctctcctctcccctgcagccgcagcTGGCTGACAAGGGGAAATCATGTGACCGGAATGGAGTGGCCTAAAAATagataagtatacagatctttcttacacaagtTAGTCAGAATAGATGTTAGGCGGAGGGAGGGAGCATTTTAAAACTAGTTAGGTTTTGCCTAAAAATTCTAAGTTGCCTGAAATTCTAAGTTGTGTTTATTATGTTAACTTggcggaaattttttttttgtgtgccgaTGACAACCAAACAATTTTGATTTTccagcctgtgtttttttttttctggccactattactgttcatttaatttcattattattacCTGTATAAAATAATTTTGTCATATAGAGTGGACGTCAGATATGCTATGTATGTCTCATTCCTAATCCTTTTGTTTATTATCATATCTCAATTTACTTTTTAATGTAACTTAAAGCGGATGTAAATCCTCACATTTACCCAatgaagtgatacacagagatgaaacaaatctccctacatacattttacatgtatatctgctgccttcagctttatatatcctttagaaagtgcacatcatgttacagattttctcttcctgttcagcactgagtgtgaagtctgggcatacagccaagacagctgattggaggaaaggcacacaccccctctccacactgGCAAAGGAAGAAAGTAATGTGCGGAGTTCTGCTGTGAGAAggcaagctgtctgctaatctatttatagcaccatcccacaacacaaatttcaggcttttatctcctgtgtctgagtatttgtcagaagttatcaggctaatAACAGAGCTATggggcaggagaaagccacgggactcagTACTtgggagagagataagaaaacactacagatatatgtgctcagctcaaatttcatgaatcgggtttacatccactttaagctgtaaTTATAGtgtttagcagaggttccctgagaccaacAAGTTATTTGAAGGACTCCTTGGCTTTAAAAGGGTTAGGAAAGGCTGCACTAGAGAAATGACAGGGAGGGGAGCAACACATGCAAGAGCAtagaagattatatatatatataagtgcagcGCTACGCCCAATTTGTTATATACCTGTATATCACAAACACACAATTCAACTATGAATGTGAAGTGACAAGTCTAATCTCTTGTGCAACATTACACAGAACAGTATAATGTgaattcaaaaaataaaatcagTCCCACgtgctgctatatatatatatatagatatatatctatatatatatatagaacacttCTGCTTATAACTTGGGGAAGTATCTCCAGTGGTACACTCCGCTCCTCTGCAACAGGGAAGGGAGTAACACATGCAAGAGAAAAGAGAGTACAGGGCCCAGAGCCATAGAGTAGTGGAAAGGGCAGCAGTTGGCTGGAATGGGGACAGGAACAGGGACCATTCAGGTGGATCATTGATCATTGGGAGAGCAATAACTGAAAGTACAGACCCAGAGCAAGGGCCACGAAGTAGGAGAAGTGGATGGAGATTTGGGGGTTTCAGGCACATAGAAGAACGTATACAAGGTAAGATGGCATGTAGGTACTAGAGCAGATATAGGTGATCGGACTGCAGTGTTTCACAGACAGTGAATTTTTTGGAAGAGGTGAGATTAGGTACTTGATATGTGTCCTTGAGATGTAGTTAATGCTAGTAGAATAATTCTCCCTTGTCTTAACACATATTGCCTTCTCTCTTTATGCATACCACGACCAGAACAATGATGGAACCCTTGACAAAATACAAGGCTCAACACAAAGATTTCTGTTTTTACGAACAAGACTCATAAAAAGTGTTACGTTTGAGTCATTTTTGGCCAAGGAAATGTTCATCTGCACCAACAACATCAGTGGACCATCTCCAGTGAAGATGTCAAAATATTCAGATCCCGAAAAGATCGTCAGTTTTGCAATTGATGCAGAAGTAGGTGGCAGTTTTGTTATGGTTGGAAATAATCGATTTTCTCTGCCAGTACCAAAGGAGACACTGGAACGCTTACAAGAATATAACCAACTGATGGCAAATACTTATGAAAGGTTTACATACAGACCCCTATGGAATTCTGTTTGTTGGTAGACTGGACATTTAAACATAAACGCACTGCTTTATTAAATCTGTGAGGAAAGCAGCTAAACCAACAAACCATGAACCATCAAATTTAGACGATTTCTCATCTTTATGGACAGATCTGTGAAGAATAAAGTTTTTCTTAATTctgtttttatattctatattctactatatattatattttatataagtacttttttttattcaagaaacaATAAGGTTATGCTATAACTAAATCAAATAgctaattttccttgtcaaaatattttattttagagTTCAGTAAGGAAGTAACATTGCACAAGTAACATATTATAGTAATAATACAGTCTTGGAGAAGATGTTCAATTACATTTACATAAATATTCTAATAGCATATTCTTAAAGATAATAAAATAATGTCAAGAACAAATAAAGATATTGTTGATAATACTTAAGGCGATTCAAGGTATTGTGTATTAATATAAAAGTAATAGTCATTATTATAATCTTGACAATATCAAAGAGACTGTTGAgtggaaaacacaaaaaaaataaacaaaatgagtGCTATAAAATCATAATGTAAACCACAAAAAATAAagggaaggagaaaggagagagaggaagtAGAGAAGGAAGAGTGGAAAAGTCTGCGAGGCGAGGCCATGAGCCATTACTACTATAAGGAAACATAAGGTATAAAACGCTTCATTCAAGCTACCATGGCAGTAGTACTTGATTGTCAAAGGTTTGTGGTATAGTATAGTCAATCCAGGGTTGCCACGTTCTTTCAAACTTAGGGATCGTGTCCATATCAACAGCTATCATTTTGGCATGAGTCATAGTATTATTCATTTTAACTAATGCTTCCTTTACGATTAAATTAGAAGATTTCCATGCCCTTGCTAATGTTTGTTTAGCCGCTGTAAAGAGTTGCACTAGCAATTTAAATTGAGCATGTGTTATATTTTCAGGTTTCAAGTTAATTAATGCTATTGCAGGATCAAAAGGAATTATCTTATCCAATAATTTAGATGCAATATTAAAAATGTCCTTCCAAAATATTTGAGCTTTTGGACACAACCACCAAATATGAAACAACGTTCCCAATTCAGAGCATCCCCTAAAACA is a window from the Aquarana catesbeiana isolate 2022-GZ linkage group LG03, ASM4218655v1, whole genome shotgun sequence genome containing:
- the LOC141133035 gene encoding interleukin-1 beta-like isoform X2 produces the protein MALPQRNSEKGARFVITKYRQESDTDKVPVTLKLDGTNLYLSCSNGELKLENNDGTLDKIQGSTQRFLFLRTRLIKSVTFESFLAKEMFICTNNISGPSPVKMSKYSDPEKIVSFAIDAEVGGSFVMVGNNRFSLPVPKETLERLQEYNQLMANTYERFTYRPLWNSVCW